The Acropora muricata isolate sample 2 chromosome 5, ASM3666990v1, whole genome shotgun sequence genome includes a window with the following:
- the LOC136917008 gene encoding uncharacterized protein isoform X1, protein MAMRRRTTLYSADEVSGLLWEEDDDSEMESGTSKEEEAELEHQPGIFGEESSEDEAEDDNIEDSSVAGSQSLHMWTIAQRTCTLNFIFLSASLLLLDCCQVEMMVIIYANLFNF, encoded by the exons ATGGCGATGCGTCGGAGAACTACTCTTTATAGTGCAGACGAGGTTTCGGGGCTTTTATGGGAAGAAGACGACGACAGTGAAATGGAAAGTGGCACAAGcaaagaggaggaagctgaaCTAGAACATCAGCCTGGAATTTTTGGTGAAGAATCGAG cGAGGATGAAGCAgaggatgacaacattgagGATTCATCTGTGGCAGGATCACAGTCCTTG CATATGTGGAcaatagcccaaagaacttgtacactaaattttatctttttgtctgcttcactcttacttctggattgttgccaagttgaaatgatggtaataatttatgctaatttattcaatttctaa
- the LOC136917008 gene encoding uncharacterized protein isoform X3, whose translation MAMRRRTTLYSADEVSGLLWEEDDDSEMESGTSKEEEAELEHQPGIFGEESSEDEAEDDNIEDSSVAGSQSLPNLQDM comes from the exons ATGGCGATGCGTCGGAGAACTACTCTTTATAGTGCAGACGAGGTTTCGGGGCTTTTATGGGAAGAAGACGACGACAGTGAAATGGAAAGTGGCACAAGcaaagaggaggaagctgaaCTAGAACATCAGCCTGGAATTTTTGGTGAAGAATCGAG cGAGGATGAAGCAgaggatgacaacattgagGATTCATCTGTGGCAGGATCACAGTCCTTG ccaaatttgcaggatatgTGA
- the LOC136917008 gene encoding uncharacterized protein isoform X2 has translation MAMRRRTTLYSADEVSGLLWEEDDDSEMESGTSKEEEAELEHQPGIFGEESSEDEAEDDNIEDSSVAGSQSLHMWTIAQRTCTLNFIFLSASLLLLDCCQVEMMPNLEDGF, from the exons ATGGCGATGCGTCGGAGAACTACTCTTTATAGTGCAGACGAGGTTTCGGGGCTTTTATGGGAAGAAGACGACGACAGTGAAATGGAAAGTGGCACAAGcaaagaggaggaagctgaaCTAGAACATCAGCCTGGAATTTTTGGTGAAGAATCGAG cGAGGATGAAGCAgaggatgacaacattgagGATTCATCTGTGGCAGGATCACAGTCCTTG CATATGTGGAcaatagcccaaagaacttgtacactaaattttatctttttgtctgcttcactcttacttctggattgttgccaagttgaaatgatg ccaaatttggaggatggcttctga